One stretch of Epinephelus lanceolatus isolate andai-2023 chromosome 15, ASM4190304v1, whole genome shotgun sequence DNA includes these proteins:
- the LOC117267394 gene encoding chloride intracellular channel protein 4, with product MSLSVPQNGVKADNEPVIELFVKAGSDGESIGNCPFSQRLFMILWLKGVVFNVTTVDLKRKPADLQNLAPGTHPPFITFNGEVKTDVNKIEEFLEDVLCPPKYIKLGARHPESNTSGMDIFAKFSAFIKNSKPDANEALERGLLKTLQKLDEYLRSPLPDEIDHNSIEDIKVSNRKFLDGDEMTLADCNLLPKLHIVKVVAKKYRGFEIPKEMTAVWKYLNNAYTREEFTNTCPSDKEIEIAYADVAKRLVK from the exons gCGGGAAGCGATGGAGAGAGCATTGGGAACTGCCCCTTCTCCCAGAGACTCTTCATGATCCTGTGGCTGAAAGGAGTCGTCTTCAACGTCACCACAGTCGACCTCAAGAG GAAACCGGCAGACCTCCAGAACCTGGCCCCGGGCACCCACCCACCCTTTATCACCTTCAACGGCGAGGTCAAAACTGACGTCAACAAGATAGAGGAGTTCCTTGAGGATGTCCTCTGCCCACCGAA GTACATCAAGCTTGGTGCAAGACACCCCGAGTCAAACACATCTGGTATGGACATCTTTGCCAAGTTTTCAGCATTCATTAAGAACTCAAAACCAGATGCGAATGAGG CTCTGGAGCGTGGCCTCCTGAAGACACTGCAGAAGCTGGACGAGTACCTTCGCTCACCACTGCCCGACGAGATCGACCACAACAGCATTGAGGACATCAAGGTTTCCAACCGTAAATTCTTGGACGGTGATGAAATGACCCTGGCTGATTGTAACCTGCTGCCTAAGCTGCATATAGTCAAG GTGGTGGCCAAGAAGTACAGAGGCTTTGAGATCCCCAAAGAGATGACTGCTGTCTGGAAGTACCTGAACAACGCCTACACCCGTGAAGAGTTCACCAACACCTGCCCCAGTGACAAAGAGATTGAGATAGCCTACGCAGACGTAGCCAAGAGGCTGGTCAAATAG